From Maribacter dokdonensis DSW-8, the proteins below share one genomic window:
- a CDS encoding M1 family aminopeptidase, translating into MVRNFQSFFLYCIILLVTNITIGYAQYNTNLTVSLNEYTKELDIKQEFTYFNKSNYNLGVIYFNDWANAYSDKNTALAKRFAQEFKKSLHLAKADERGKTTITSVVDETYNGLEWSRTEGKDIVKVTLKDILPPGESTKIHITYKVKLPPNKYTPYGYDNKGDYYLKDWYLTPAVYDGKWHLYSNKNIEDLYMDVTNTVINFKFPDSLFLASNFDITSESSFPNGQFAQLKGNLQRGGEIILNPQKNFITHRTPYMTFLTDFRAPRYSPIGQGLSINKVANFIHNNLGDYPHEKILVSELDYNKNPLYGINQLPSFIRPYEEQFQFEMKFLKTAINSILKETMFLNPRKEQWLNSAIANYLMIAFVEQYYPDQKLMGKLSKIWGFRSFELAKMDFNDQYSFLYNLTARKNLDQALETSNDSLIKFNQKIANKYKAGLGLAYLADYIGKEHVDESIKTFFKYFKLNNVKVHDFESILKRSTDVDINWFFNDYVSTDRKIDFKIKKVKKEADSLHITLKNKEGTNVPISVFGLKKDSVISEYWFKDIELEETFSIPNNQEDRLVLNYDQKIPEFNQRDNWKSLKGFLSSNKKLKFTFFKDAENPYYNQVFYVPILNFNVYDGWVPGMRLYNKTLLERPFVYDFAPSYSFREKAFVGYGKFNYRKYLSKSGLYVANYGIGASTSHFNENSRYTSITPSLSFGFRPADLLSNKREFLSFRYVNILRDFDPSLQNLANDPENPDYSVFNARYINRDNGILDYKSWFLDFQLAGNFSKLSFEYEYRKLFENNRQLNLRFFAGKFLSNKTQTDFFSFALDRPTDYLFDYGYLGRSEDSGIYSQQIIIAEGGFKSFLDQRYRFSNDWMATMNGSFNLWKWIELYGDAGLVKNRDFDGKFVYDSGVRLNLVTDYFELYLPVYSNNGWEVSQPNYGEKIRFIITVSPKTLTGLFTRKWF; encoded by the coding sequence TTGGTACGTAACTTTCAATCCTTTTTCCTTTACTGTATTATTCTCTTAGTAACCAACATTACTATTGGTTATGCTCAGTATAACACTAACCTTACAGTTAGTTTAAACGAGTATACCAAAGAGTTGGATATTAAGCAAGAATTCACCTATTTCAATAAATCTAACTATAATTTAGGTGTTATATATTTCAACGATTGGGCAAATGCCTATTCAGATAAAAACACAGCATTAGCAAAGAGGTTTGCTCAAGAATTCAAAAAATCGCTTCATTTGGCAAAAGCAGATGAACGCGGTAAAACTACAATTACAAGTGTAGTCGACGAAACCTATAATGGACTTGAATGGAGCCGTACGGAAGGTAAAGATATAGTAAAGGTCACCTTAAAAGATATTCTACCACCTGGCGAGTCTACCAAAATCCATATCACTTATAAAGTGAAGTTACCACCAAATAAGTACACTCCGTATGGTTATGATAATAAGGGAGATTACTATCTAAAAGATTGGTACCTAACACCTGCGGTTTATGATGGCAAATGGCACCTTTACTCAAATAAGAACATTGAGGATTTATATATGGACGTGACCAATACGGTCATAAATTTTAAATTTCCAGATAGTCTTTTTTTAGCTTCAAACTTTGATATAACATCAGAATCCTCTTTTCCAAATGGTCAATTTGCCCAATTAAAAGGTAATCTGCAACGTGGTGGTGAAATCATTCTAAACCCACAAAAAAACTTTATAACACACAGAACGCCATACATGACGTTCCTAACGGATTTTAGAGCACCAAGATACAGTCCAATAGGTCAAGGGCTATCCATTAACAAGGTTGCCAATTTTATACATAACAATCTTGGTGACTACCCTCATGAAAAGATATTGGTTAGCGAGCTGGATTATAACAAAAATCCGCTTTACGGTATAAACCAACTCCCCTCTTTCATTAGACCGTATGAAGAACAATTTCAATTTGAAATGAAATTCTTGAAAACGGCCATCAATAGTATTTTAAAAGAGACTATGTTCTTAAACCCACGTAAAGAACAGTGGTTGAACAGCGCCATAGCCAACTATTTAATGATTGCCTTTGTAGAGCAATATTACCCAGACCAAAAGCTCATGGGCAAACTTTCTAAAATATGGGGCTTTAGAAGTTTTGAACTGGCCAAAATGGATTTTAACGACCAATATTCTTTTCTTTATAATTTAACTGCTCGTAAAAATTTAGATCAGGCATTAGAAACCTCTAATGATTCTTTAATAAAATTCAATCAAAAAATTGCCAATAAATACAAGGCAGGTCTAGGATTAGCATATTTAGCGGATTATATAGGCAAAGAACATGTTGATGAAAGTATAAAAACCTTCTTCAAGTATTTTAAGTTAAATAACGTCAAAGTTCATGATTTTGAGTCTATTTTAAAACGATCAACCGACGTTGATATCAATTGGTTTTTTAATGATTATGTTTCTACAGATCGTAAGATAGATTTCAAGATCAAGAAAGTAAAAAAGGAAGCAGACTCCCTACATATTACCCTTAAGAACAAGGAAGGAACCAACGTGCCTATTTCTGTTTTTGGTTTAAAGAAAGATTCCGTAATATCAGAATATTGGTTTAAAGATATAGAATTAGAAGAAACCTTTAGCATACCCAATAATCAAGAAGATAGACTTGTTCTTAATTATGACCAAAAGATTCCTGAGTTTAACCAGCGAGATAATTGGAAATCACTTAAAGGCTTTTTATCAAGCAACAAAAAGCTAAAGTTTACCTTTTTTAAAGATGCTGAGAATCCATATTACAACCAGGTATTCTATGTTCCCATATTAAATTTTAACGTGTATGATGGCTGGGTACCGGGTATGCGACTTTATAACAAAACCTTGCTTGAGAGACCCTTTGTCTATGACTTTGCCCCGTCTTATTCCTTTAGGGAAAAAGCCTTTGTAGGCTATGGAAAATTCAACTACAGAAAGTACTTAAGTAAAAGTGGATTATATGTAGCAAACTACGGTATTGGTGCATCTACCTCCCATTTCAATGAAAATTCCAGATACACATCTATAACTCCGTCTTTAAGTTTTGGATTTAGACCAGCTGATCTCTTATCGAACAAAAGAGAGTTTCTTTCATTTAGGTATGTAAATATTTTAAGGGACTTTGACCCTTCTTTACAGAATTTGGCCAACGATCCAGAAAACCCAGATTATAGTGTGTTTAATGCTAGATACATCAATAGGGACAATGGAATACTGGATTACAAATCATGGTTTTTAGATTTTCAGCTAGCAGGAAATTTCAGTAAACTATCATTTGAATATGAATACCGAAAATTATTTGAGAATAACAGACAGTTAAATCTTAGATTTTTTGCCGGTAAATTTTTAAGTAATAAAACCCAAACGGACTTTTTCAGTTTTGCCTTAGATCGCCCAACAGATTACTTGTTTGATTACGGATATTTAGGAAGATCAGAGGACTCAGGTATTTATAGTCAGCAAATTATTATCGCAGAAGGGGGATTTAAATCTTTCTTAGATCAACGATACCGTTTTTCAAATGATTGGATGGCAACCATGAACGGAAGCTTTAATCTTTGGAAATGGATTGAGCTTTATGGTGATGCCGGTTTAGTAAAAAACAGGGATTTTGACGGTAAATTCGTTTATGATTCTGGTGTCAGATTAAATTTGGTTACCGACTACTTTGAACTTTACCTACCAGTATACTCCAACAACGGATGGGAAGTGTCTCAACCAAATTATGGTGAAAAAATAAGATTCATCATTACCGTAAGTCCAAAAACCTTAACAGGGCTTTTCACAAGAAAATGGTTTTAA